One Prevotella intermedia ATCC 25611 = DSM 20706 DNA window includes the following coding sequences:
- a CDS encoding EFR1 family ferrodoxin (N-terminal region resembles flavodoxins. C-terminal ferrodoxin region binds two 4Fe-4S clusters.), protein MIFYFSGIGNSRWAAELLGQCLGERIVSISDAVGTNTKFTLQKDEIVGFVFPVHGWRVPRIVDEFMHALELLEIDSQSKTRHYTFCLLTTGDSIGRTMERFVKLMRKVKSGAALDLNAVESVIMPESYVGLPGMDVDKPEKERKKIEDAEKVILRFASTVKEQKARQSDLPLGWKQLKRGPIPDFFSGPVGAFFTHFLITDKPFRVDSEKCVQCGICAKVCPVGDIDGGMGKEPKWKNNGKCLTCFACYHHCPHHAIEYGNRTKHKGQYFFGKRNG, encoded by the coding sequence ATGATATTCTATTTCTCGGGTATAGGAAACAGTCGTTGGGCAGCAGAGCTGTTAGGGCAATGTCTCGGCGAACGCATTGTTTCCATAAGTGATGCAGTGGGGACAAACACTAAATTTACTTTGCAGAAAGATGAGATAGTGGGTTTTGTATTCCCTGTTCATGGTTGGCGAGTGCCACGCATTGTTGATGAATTCATGCATGCACTTGAGCTACTCGAGATAGATTCGCAGAGTAAGACAAGGCATTATACCTTTTGCTTGCTGACAACGGGCGATTCTATTGGGCGAACAATGGAGCGTTTTGTAAAGCTGATGAGAAAGGTAAAGTCTGGAGCAGCGTTAGATTTGAATGCTGTTGAGTCGGTGATAATGCCCGAATCTTATGTCGGATTGCCAGGAATGGACGTAGACAAACCTGAAAAAGAACGCAAGAAAATAGAAGATGCTGAGAAGGTTATTCTTCGTTTTGCTTCGACAGTGAAGGAGCAGAAAGCACGTCAAAGCGACCTGCCATTAGGCTGGAAGCAGCTGAAACGTGGTCCAATACCCGATTTCTTCTCTGGTCCTGTGGGAGCATTCTTCACTCATTTCCTTATAACTGACAAGCCTTTTAGAGTAGACAGCGAGAAATGTGTGCAATGTGGCATCTGTGCAAAGGTATGTCCCGTTGGCGATATAGACGGAGGAATGGGTAAAGAACCAAAGTGGAAGAATAATGGAAAATGCTTAACTTGTTTTGCCTGCTACCACCATTGCCCGCACCATGCTATTGAATATGGAAACAGGACTAAGCATAAGGGGCAGTATTTCTTTGGCAAAAGAAATGGCTAA